A window from Nevskia ramosa DSM 11499 encodes these proteins:
- the hisF gene encoding imidazole glycerol phosphate synthase subunit HisF: protein MLAKRVIPCLDINAGRVVKGVKFEDLRDAGDPVEVARRYDAQGADELVFLDITASSDDRPTLFKTVEAVASAIFIPLTVGGGVRTCADVRALLSAGADKVSINTSAVLRPDFVTEASDRYGVQCIVVAIDAKRVSKKGQPPRWEIFTHGGRKATGLDAIEWSALMVAKGAGELLVTSMDRDGTKSGYDNELLRAITDAVPVPVIASGGVGSLEHLEQGLSLGGADAVLAASIFHSGQHTVGEAKQYLTRHGVTVRSPAPLAFTI from the coding sequence ATGCTTGCCAAGCGCGTCATCCCCTGTCTCGACATCAACGCCGGCCGCGTGGTCAAAGGCGTGAAGTTCGAGGACCTGCGCGACGCCGGTGACCCCGTCGAAGTCGCTCGCCGCTACGACGCGCAAGGCGCCGACGAACTGGTGTTCCTCGACATCACCGCATCGAGCGACGATCGTCCGACCCTGTTCAAGACCGTCGAAGCCGTGGCGTCGGCGATCTTCATTCCGCTGACCGTCGGCGGTGGCGTGCGCACTTGCGCGGACGTTCGCGCGCTGCTCTCTGCGGGTGCCGACAAGGTGTCGATCAACACCTCGGCGGTGCTGCGGCCGGATTTCGTCACCGAAGCCAGCGATCGCTACGGCGTCCAGTGCATCGTCGTCGCCATCGACGCCAAGCGGGTGTCGAAGAAAGGCCAGCCGCCGCGCTGGGAAATATTCACCCACGGCGGCCGCAAGGCGACCGGGCTCGACGCCATCGAATGGTCTGCGCTGATGGTGGCCAAGGGCGCTGGCGAACTGCTGGTCACCAGCATGGACCGCGACGGCACCAAGTCCGGTTACGACAACGAACTGCTGCGCGCGATCACCGATGCCGTGCCGGTGCCGGTCATTGCCAGCGGCGGCGTCGGCTCACTGGAACATCTGGAGCAGGGCCTGAGCCTCGGCGGCGCCGATGCGGTGCTCGCGGCCAGCATCTTCCACTCCGGCCAGCACACGGTCGGCGAAGCCAAGCAGTACCTGACCCGCCACGGCGTCACCGTGCGCAGCCCGGCGCCGCTCGCGTTCACGATATGA
- the hisA gene encoding 1-(5-phosphoribosyl)-5-[(5-phosphoribosylamino)methylideneamino]imidazole-4-carboxamide isomerase, with translation MLLIPAIDLKNGQCVRLRQGRMDDVTVFSNDPAEVAQRWVDEGASRIHVVDLDGALKGTPVNLKVIERIAKVCGNVPVQAGGGVRDEDTVQAYLNAGVSYIIIGTKAVNAPHFLRDLCLEYPRHIIVGIDAKDGRVAVDGWSKLSAHGVIDMAKQCEHDGVEAIVYTDIGRDGMMAGFNVEATRDLARAVKTDIIASGGVSTIEDLHLLKSIEEDGVIGAVIGRALYEGGLQFKDCLKAVQ, from the coding sequence ATGCTGCTGATTCCTGCGATTGACCTGAAGAATGGCCAGTGCGTCCGCCTGCGCCAGGGCCGGATGGACGACGTCACGGTGTTTTCCAACGATCCGGCCGAGGTTGCCCAGCGCTGGGTCGACGAAGGTGCGAGCCGCATCCACGTCGTCGATCTGGACGGCGCGCTGAAAGGCACGCCGGTGAACCTCAAGGTGATCGAGCGGATCGCCAAGGTCTGCGGCAACGTACCGGTGCAAGCCGGCGGCGGCGTTCGCGACGAGGACACCGTGCAGGCCTATCTGAATGCCGGCGTCAGCTACATCATCATCGGCACCAAGGCGGTCAACGCGCCGCATTTCCTGCGCGATCTGTGCCTGGAATACCCGCGCCACATCATCGTCGGCATCGATGCCAAGGACGGCCGCGTCGCCGTCGACGGCTGGTCGAAGCTGTCGGCGCATGGCGTCATCGACATGGCCAAGCAGTGTGAGCATGACGGTGTCGAAGCGATCGTCTATACCGACATCGGCCGCGACGGCATGATGGCCGGCTTCAACGTCGAGGCCACCCGCGATCTCGCCCGGGCGGTGAAGACCGACATCATCGCCTCCGGCGGCGTGTCGACGATCGAAGATCTGCATCTGCTGAAGTCGATCGAGGAAGACGGCGTCATCGGTGCCGTCATCGGCCGCGCACTGTACGAGGGCGGCCTGCAGTTCAAGGATTGCCTGAAGGCAGTCCAGTAG
- the hisH gene encoding imidazole glycerol phosphate synthase subunit HisH yields the protein MEKIGVIDYGMGNLHSLGKALERVAGNQRIVISYDPEELIACDRLVLPGVGGVKAAMNELRRLELNQLVVEASRKRPLLGICLGMQVLLDRSEENGGVPALGLIPGDVIRFTDPPRDAVERLKVPHMGWNRVRQTRPHAVWAGVPEDSWFYFVHSYHAAPVHAEHVLGSSEYTKVFASAVARDNIVGFQFHPEKSQSVGLRLLGNFAHWNGESR from the coding sequence ATGGAAAAGATCGGCGTCATCGATTACGGCATGGGCAATCTGCATTCGCTCGGCAAGGCGCTGGAGCGGGTGGCCGGTAATCAGCGGATCGTCATCAGCTATGACCCGGAGGAGTTGATCGCCTGCGATCGCCTGGTGCTGCCCGGCGTCGGTGGCGTCAAGGCGGCGATGAACGAGCTGCGCCGTCTGGAACTGAACCAGCTGGTCGTCGAAGCCTCGCGCAAGCGGCCGCTGCTCGGCATCTGTCTGGGCATGCAGGTGCTGCTCGATCGCAGCGAGGAGAATGGCGGTGTGCCGGCGCTGGGCCTGATTCCGGGCGACGTGATCCGTTTTACCGATCCGCCGCGCGATGCCGTCGAACGGCTCAAGGTGCCGCACATGGGCTGGAACCGCGTTCGCCAGACCCGGCCGCATGCCGTCTGGGCCGGCGTGCCGGAAGACAGCTGGTTCTATTTCGTGCACAGCTATCACGCCGCACCGGTGCATGCCGAGCATGTGCTTGGCAGCAGCGAGTACACCAAGGTGTTCGCTTCGGCAGTGGCCCGCGACAATATCGTCGGCTTCCAGTTTCACCCGGAGAAGAGCCAGTCAGTCGGTTTGCGGCTGCTCGGCAACTTCGCGCACTGGAACGGTGAAAGCCGCTGA
- the hisB gene encoding imidazoleglycerol-phosphate dehydratase HisB codes for MSARVASVRRDTRETQIGVEINLDGSGKIQFDTGIHFLEHMLEQVARHGLVDLVIEAKGDVHIDHHHTVEDIGICLGQAFDKAIGDKRGIVRYGHAYVPLDEALSRVVLDCSGRPGLEWFVEFPRARIGEFDVDLFREFFQGFVNHAKVSLHVDCLRARNAHHVAETIFKAFGRALRMAVEFDPRANGAMPSTKGVL; via the coding sequence ATGTCTGCCCGCGTTGCCAGTGTTCGCCGCGATACCCGCGAGACCCAGATCGGCGTCGAGATCAATCTCGACGGTTCCGGCAAGATCCAGTTCGATACCGGCATCCACTTTCTCGAGCACATGCTCGAACAAGTCGCGCGCCACGGGCTGGTCGATCTCGTCATCGAAGCCAAGGGCGATGTCCACATCGACCATCACCACACCGTCGAAGACATCGGCATCTGTCTCGGCCAGGCCTTCGACAAGGCGATCGGCGACAAGCGCGGCATCGTTCGCTACGGCCATGCCTATGTGCCGCTCGATGAAGCGCTGTCGCGAGTCGTGCTCGACTGCTCCGGCCGTCCGGGCCTGGAATGGTTCGTCGAGTTCCCGCGCGCGCGCATCGGCGAGTTCGATGTCGACCTGTTCCGGGAGTTCTTCCAGGGCTTCGTCAACCACGCCAAGGTGAGCCTGCACGTCGACTGCCTGCGCGCTCGCAACGCGCATCACGTCGCCGAAACCATCTTCAAGGCGTTCGGCCGCGCGCTGCGCATGGCCGTGGAGTTCGATCCCCGCGCCAATGGCGCGATGCCGTCGACCAAGGGCGTGCTTTAA